A region of the Gemmatimonadota bacterium genome:
GTACATGCCGTCGTCGTCGGGGAAGACCGAGAAGGTGCGGGTGAGGTGCCGGCGGGCCTCGGCGTCGGCCTCCTGCTGCACGGAGTCGGTCGTCCAGCCCCGCAGCTTGGCCTCGAGCCTCGCCGCCGAGCACGAGCGCGCGAACTCCAGGAGCGCCTCCTCGCTCTCCGGCCGCGCGACGCGCGTCAACGCGCGCACCTTCGTGAACGACAGCTCGCCGTCGCGCATCGCGGCCGAGGTCAGCGGCAACTCGCGCAGCGCCCGCGCCGTGCGCAGCCGCTCGCGCGCCGCGCCGGGCTTGATGCCGATGCGCCACGCGAGCCACTCGGCGGTTCCAGCAAAGCAGGTATCCTGCCAGCCCCCGCGCTCGTCGTACTCGGCGAGCAGGACCATGGCCTCGTACTGCAGCGCGTCGGCCCGCATATAGGTCTCCGCGCAGCGCTCACCAAGAATGAAGAGCTCGTCCTCGGGCTCGACGTCCTCATCGCCCTCGGCCGACCCCTCGCGCACCAGCCACAGCCGTCGCTCGTTCGCGCCCCGGCGCGTGTACGCGCCCCGGCCCTGCGCCACGTACGCCCCCCGATCCTGTACCACCTGCGCGCCGTCGACCGCCACCCGCTCCGCATTCGCCAAATACATCGCCCGTACCCTCCCTGTCCGACCCAAGTCGTTACTCCGCAAACGCATACAACCAATATACGGGGCCATTCGCCGAGGCTCTGTGCGGCCTGCTGCGGGCCGATCCGGGGTTCGGAGATGCCGCGGAGAGGGACGAAGGGGCGCCGAGCGTCAGGTGCCCGGCGAGGCCTCGGAGGCGGCGGCGTAGAGGGAGGTCCCGGCCGTCCTCGACTTCGAGCCCCGAAAACTGTCAATAGGAGTTTGGGACGACTTTGCCGGGGGGGGGGCGGCTGGACGCGCCGTGCAGGCGGCTGGACGCGCCGTGGGCCGGGGACACGCGGCGTCGTCGCCCCAGGGACGTTTCCGCGGAAACGTGGCGGACGCGAATCCGGGACCGACAACCTGTCAAGAGGTTTGTGGGGAGAGATCAGGCGCGCGGGGCATACCGGACACCGATCAAGGGTCGCCGATCAGCGTGCCAGATTCGGCCTCGCCCGAAGCCTACTCGATGATGTCCCGGTACAGCGGGTTCAGCTCCAGCGTGCCGTCATCACCGATCACCTGGCGGTCCCAGGGGAACACGACTTCGGCGTCGGTCTCGAGCGCGAAGTAGTCGGGGCGGTGGCCGTTCACCTTGACGATGCTCGTGGCGGTCCGCATCTCGGACGGCGCTACGGCGCGCAGCGCGTTGCTGGCCACCCGCAGGGTCTCGCCGCTGGTGCAGATCTCGTCGACCAGAAGGACCGAGCGGCCGCGCGCACGCAACGGCGCTTCGCTGAGAATCTCCGGCCGGTCCATGCGCTCGCTCAGGTCCGCGTAGCGGGTCACCTTGAGCGAGAAGAAGTCGGCTCGCAGCATGGACGCGACGACGGCCCCGGGAATCACGCCGGCCTTTGCGATGCCGACGACGATGTCCGGCCGGTACCCGGATCGCGCTATTCTCAGCGCCAGCGCGCGGCACAACTCGCCGAACATTTCCCACGAGAGCTCCAGGGCGTCCGCGGTCGACCTCATGGGGTCGCCGGGGCTCGGGAACGGCGGGGGCACGCGCATCGGGTATCCGGTGTCGGGGATAGGATCCTCAACATGGCCGGGCGGCTTGACCGCGTCCAGTCCCGGCCGCAGGCTGCAGGCTCGTAGAACACGCGATGATCCGCAGGCGGAGCGCTACGACATGCAGGATGAAGCCGACCGGAGGCTGGCGATGGCGCTGGAGGAAGGCGGCGTGGCCGATCCACGTGAGGCGCTTCGGGCGCGCCTGAGGACGCTCAAGGGCAGCGCGGCGTTCGCCGAGGCGGTGCGCCACTATCAGGAGGTGTTGGTGCCCGGCGTGGCCGACGGGTCGCTCGAACCCCTCGCGGCCTGGTTGGACTACGCCCGGCTGCTGGCGCGCGCCGCCGGACCGGGCCGCGAGGTGGCGCTCGACATGGAGGGGCGGGAGTCCGCCGACGGCGCTCTCCTGCTGCATATCCCCCAGGAGCGGGGCGCGCCCGTGACCCCCCTGCGGGTGCCGGGCGAGCCGTCTCCGGCGCAGAAGGCGGCGCTCATGCTACTGGTCGAGCGCCGCTCCAGATTGTAGGAGTCTTCGCGGCGACGCCCGCGTCAGCCGGCCTTGGCCATGCTGTCGAGGAACTCCTGGTTGTTCTCTACCCGCTTCATGCGCTCGAGCAGGAACTCCAGCGCTTCCGCAGCGGGCATGTCGCCCAGGAAATTGCGCAGGAGATAGACCCGGTTGAGCTCGCCTTCGTCCAGCAGCAGCTCTTCCTTGCGCGTGCCGGAGCGGTTGATGTCGATGGCCGGGAAGATGCGCTTGTCGGCGATGTGGCGGTCCAGCACCACCTCCATGTTCCCGGTGCCCTTGAACTCCTCGAAGATCACTTCGTCCATGCGCGACCCCGTTTCGATCAGCGCGGTGGCGATGATGGTCAGCGAGCCGCCCTCGTCGATGTTGCGCGCGGCGCCGAAGAAGCGCTTGGGCTTGTGCAGCGCGTGTGCGTCCACGCCACCAGACAGGATCTTCCCGGAGTGCGGCACGGTCACGTTGTAGGCGCGCGCGAGGCGGGTGATGGAATCGAGCAGGATCACCACGTCTTTGCCGTGCTCAACCAGGCGCTTGGCCTTCTCCAGCACCATCTCGGCCACCTGCGTGTGCCGGTCGGCGGGCTCGTCGAACGTGGAGGAAATCACCTCGCCGGCGACGTGCTCCTCCATGTCCGTCACCTCTTCGGGCCGCTCGTCGATCAGCAGCACGATCAGGTGGACATCCGGGTGATTCTCAATGATGGAGTTGGCAATCTTCTGGAGGATCATGGTCTTACCGGCCTTGGGCGGGGAGACGATCAGGCCTCGCTGCCCCATGCCGATCGGAGACATCAGGTCCATGAGCCGCATGGATATGTCCCCAGCCTTGTTCTCCAGTTGGAGCCGGCTCTCCGGGTACCTCGGCCGGAGATTGTCGAAGGCGATCCGGTGCTTCGCCAGGTCGGGATCGTCGCCGTTGACCGCCTCCACCTTGAGCAGAGCCAGGTAGCGTTCGCCGTCCTTGGGCGGTCGCACCTGACCCATCACGGTGTCGCCGGTGCGCAGGTCGAAGCGCTTGATCTGCGAGGGGCTGACGTAGATGTCGTCGGGTCCGTACAGGTAGTTCCAGTCCTGGGAGCGAAGGAACCCGTAGCCTTCGGGGAGGATCTCCAGCACGCCTTCGGCGCGCAGCACGACCTCGCCGTCCAGGAGGTTCTGCTCGATCCGGAAGATCAGGTCCTGCTTCCGGAGGCCCGAATAGTTGGAGATCTTCAACTCCTCGGCCATCTCGTGCAGCTCGGCGACCGACTTGCTTTTCAATTCTGCGATGTCCACTCCAAAACTCCTTGGAGGTTGGGTACGGACCGGAGACGTCGCGCGAGTGCGACACCTGGATGCCCGGTTCCGTGGGCGATGGTTGCTTGTCGAGCAGACCTTAAAAGGGGGCCGGCGGGGGCCCTCACCTGATTTCGGTAGGCTGCCTTTTGTGGATGATGTTGCTAGTTTAGTAGAACCCGCCGAAGTGCGTCAAGGGTCCCGAGTTCGGCGTCCCGTCGGTTTGAGGCGTCATGTCGTCGCCAGAACCGTGCCGTGGCTTGACACGGTCGGCTCGCCGCCCGGATCTTTGGCACCCCTGCCAACCCCTCCGCATTGGAGCACGCCATGCCGCGCAAGAACAAGTCCGCGATGCCGCGCAGGAACAAGTCTGGAAGAGGCAAGGATCAGAAGGGCGTCAGCTATACGGTCTCCTACCAACCCGACTGGCTGAAGAAGATCCGGGTCTCGCGCAAGGCCAAGAAGGGCAAGAAGGCGATGTACGACATGTTCATCAACCCGGAGAGACCGAAGGAGTGGCCGGGGCGCAAGGTGAGAACGGCGGTCAGGTCGACGAACCCGCACGTGGATTTCGAAGTCGCGATCGATGACCCGCACGGCCGCATCAAGCGGGTGAAGGTCGACTACGAGATGCCGGGTGGTGAAACGGTAACGTACTCGATCGATGATGACTCCGGAGATCCTCCGGGCGGTCCATAGGACGGAACCTGGCCATGACACCGGGAGGGCCTGAGTGATCCGGCTGATTCTGGAGATCGTCACGCACGCCAGTCGCTTCGTCGTGGTTGGGGGGATCGTGGTGCTCCTGCTGCTGCGCGGCGGAGCGCTCGACCCACAGCTGCGTAAGGCGTGGATCGGCCTGGGCATCGTCGCGGCGTTCGCGGCGGTTACGAATCTCGCGATCGATGCGTGGGTGTGGCTACTGGACGTGCCGCGCGGCCACCCGGCTCGGGTACATCCGCGGGAGCTGTGGTCGGCCATGGGTCTGGCCAACTCCACCATGGCGGCGGCCGTTCCGGCGGGGATCGCCTTCCTCCTTCTGAGGGGAACTCGGGTCGCCACGGTTGCCGTCGCGGCCCTGGCCGTTGCCGGTGGGCTCTTCGCGATCGGCCTGGCCCGCGGCGCGGTCGGAGACTACCAGGTGCTCCTCGACTCGCAGCGGCCTCTCGACCTGCTCAGC
Encoded here:
- a CDS encoding DUF222 domain-containing protein — its product is MYLANAERVAVDGAQVVQDRGAYVAQGRGAYTRRGANERRLWLVREGSAEGDEDVEPEDELFILGERCAETYMRADALQYEAMVLLAEYDERGGWQDTCFAGTAEWLAWRIGIKPGAARERLRTARALRELPLTSAAMRDGELSFTKVRALTRVARPESEEALLEFARSCSAARLEAKLRGWTTDSVQQEADAEARRHLTRTFSVFPDDDGMY
- a CDS encoding phosphoribosyltransferase family protein, translating into MRSTADALELSWEMFGELCRALALRIARSGYRPDIVVGIAKAGVIPGAVVASMLRADFFSLKVTRYADLSERMDRPEILSEAPLRARGRSVLLVDEICTSGETLRVASNALRAVAPSEMRTATSIVKVNGHRPDYFALETDAEVVFPWDRQVIGDDGTLELNPLYRDIIE